The following coding sequences lie in one Halorarum halophilum genomic window:
- a CDS encoding extracellular solute-binding protein, producing MASAATGWGWNIAARSLQDAAETYNQEHDAEVSVEELGGDAWEQRFQTAVTSGEGAPDFSVVQNYDVTNYASIDGLTDLTARIDEAGIREDIVEGKWVTVNYDGSDYAIPWDIGPTGVFYKRDKYEEAGISVDSIETWDDFIEAGKQLPDDVAMINLPPQDMAQMWRMLFRQLGGQPFTEDGAVNIHSQESVSVAELIKKMSDAGITTRIETWSGGWFTSFAEGSLASLASAAWMDGTLRAELPDTSGNWGVYKLPAFEKGGTRASNRGGSNMAIPSQIEDEGVVNRAFDYCLWAMSTPEVQNKMLQDYGLFPSLTTAYESDVYDENLDFYGGQPVFRLFADVATEIEPYRYTTDTPEVQDAIETELGRMLDGKKSPQKAVESAAQTVADRTDRELA from the coding sequence ATGGCGTCGGCGGCTACTGGCTGGGGGTGGAACATCGCAGCTCGATCCCTTCAGGACGCTGCCGAGACGTACAACCAGGAGCACGATGCCGAGGTCTCCGTCGAGGAACTCGGGGGCGACGCCTGGGAGCAGCGGTTCCAGACCGCGGTCACGAGCGGAGAGGGCGCGCCCGACTTCTCGGTCGTGCAGAACTACGACGTCACGAACTACGCCAGTATTGACGGTCTCACCGACCTGACGGCTCGGATCGACGAGGCAGGCATCCGCGAGGACATCGTCGAGGGGAAGTGGGTGACGGTCAACTACGACGGGTCAGATTACGCGATTCCGTGGGACATCGGGCCGACGGGCGTCTTCTATAAGCGGGATAAATACGAGGAGGCCGGGATCTCGGTTGACAGCATCGAGACGTGGGACGACTTCATCGAGGCCGGGAAACAGCTCCCCGACGACGTCGCGATGATCAATCTCCCGCCCCAGGATATGGCACAGATGTGGCGGATGCTGTTCCGCCAGCTCGGCGGGCAACCGTTCACCGAGGACGGCGCCGTGAACATCCACAGCCAGGAGAGCGTCAGCGTGGCGGAACTGATCAAGAAGATGAGCGACGCCGGAATCACGACGCGGATCGAGACGTGGTCCGGCGGCTGGTTCACCTCGTTTGCGGAGGGGTCACTCGCCTCCCTCGCGAGCGCAGCATGGATGGACGGGACGCTCCGTGCAGAGTTGCCCGACACCTCTGGGAACTGGGGCGTGTACAAGCTTCCGGCGTTCGAGAAAGGTGGTACACGTGCATCGAACCGTGGTGGATCGAACATGGCGATCCCCTCCCAGATCGAGGACGAGGGCGTCGTCAACCGCGCCTTCGATTACTGCCTGTGGGCGATGTCGACCCCGGAAGTCCAGAACAAGATGTTGCAGGACTACGGCCTCTTCCCGTCGCTCACCACGGCCTACGAGTCCGACGTGTACGACGAGAATCTCGACTTCTACGGCGGCCAACCCGTCTTCCGACTGTTCGCCGACGTCGCCACCGAGATCGAACCGTACCGGTACACCACGGACACCCCTGAGGTCCAGGACGCGATCGAGACCGAACTCGGTCGGATGCTCGACGGCAAGAAGTCGCCACAGAAAGCGGTGGAGTCCGCGGCCCAGACCGTCGCTGACCGGACCGATCGCGAGTTAGCATAA
- a CDS encoding carbohydrate ABC transporter permease, with protein sequence MPKIPGLPYAYVSPFFILFGIFLLFPTVYTLYLSFFNYLGVSNEILLTARMGPLRLTIPRIANLEFVGLSHYERLIFRDSLFHRSLFNTSFIFFVQVPLMVTLGLATALVLDAKFIRAKGLFRTLIALPVATGLVAYSTIFLLLFNGRVGLVNFVLESIGLSAIPWLGDGVWARITLVIAVTWRWLGYNMIILLAGLQTVPQQLYEAAEIDGASRWQKFRFVTLPQIRPVLLFVVVSSTIGTFQIFAEPYVITGGGPSNATITVVQYIYNQAFLQLNLGYASAVSVILVVIVSAMAIVQIQYGGET encoded by the coding sequence GTGCCAAAGATACCAGGGCTCCCGTACGCCTACGTCTCCCCGTTCTTCATCCTCTTCGGGATCTTCCTGTTGTTCCCGACGGTCTACACGCTCTACCTCTCGTTCTTCAACTACCTCGGCGTCTCGAACGAGATTCTACTCACGGCCCGAATGGGGCCCCTCCGGCTAACGATTCCACGCATCGCGAATCTGGAGTTCGTCGGGTTGTCCCACTACGAACGGCTCATCTTCCGCGACTCGTTGTTCCACCGGTCGCTGTTCAATACGTCGTTCATCTTCTTCGTCCAGGTCCCGTTGATGGTCACCCTGGGGCTCGCGACCGCACTCGTGCTCGACGCGAAGTTCATCAGGGCGAAGGGGCTGTTCCGAACGTTGATCGCACTGCCAGTGGCGACGGGTCTCGTCGCGTACTCGACGATATTCCTGCTTCTGTTCAACGGCAGGGTTGGCCTGGTCAACTTCGTGCTCGAGAGCATCGGCCTGTCGGCGATTCCGTGGCTCGGCGACGGGGTCTGGGCCCGAATCACGCTGGTGATCGCCGTCACTTGGCGGTGGCTCGGCTACAACATGATCATTCTCCTGGCGGGGCTACAGACGGTTCCACAGCAGTTGTACGAAGCTGCGGAGATCGACGGTGCCTCGCGGTGGCAGAAGTTCCGATTCGTCACGCTCCCGCAGATCAGACCGGTGTTGCTGTTCGTCGTGGTCTCCTCGACGATCGGCACGTTCCAGATCTTTGCGGAGCCGTACGTCATCACCGGGGGCGGCCCGTCGAACGCGACAATCACGGTGGTCCAGTACATCTACAATCAGGCGTTCCTCCAGCTGAACCTGGGGTACGCCAGCGCAGTCTCGGTCATCCTCGTCGTCATCGTCAGCGCGATGGCCATCGTCCAGATCCAGTATGGGGGTGAGACGTGA
- a CDS encoding carbohydrate ABC transporter permease, which yields MQSETQKEALWKFGSYIFLLTITVLVLIPLYWMIVAATIPQSEFFSWPPRLIPGFQWLENFRALQENVDFIRSIGNSIIIAVSYTALSLVLCSMAGFAFAKYEFRFKEPLFYFILATLVLPIQLLIIPLFLLMVQLGWTNSYLAVILPWAANPLGIFLMRQNMQAIPDSLLESARMDGATEFQLYYKIALPTMLPSLAALSIILFLNQWQAFLYPLVVLQDPKMYTIPLALAELVGQQRVYFDQIMVATSLAVIPIFVVFLTLQQYFIKGILSGSVKQ from the coding sequence ATGCAGTCGGAGACGCAAAAGGAAGCGCTCTGGAAGTTCGGGAGCTACATCTTCCTGTTGACGATTACGGTGCTCGTGCTGATCCCGCTGTACTGGATGATCGTCGCGGCGACGATCCCCCAGTCCGAGTTCTTCTCGTGGCCGCCCCGCCTGATCCCGGGGTTCCAGTGGCTCGAGAACTTCCGGGCGCTCCAGGAGAACGTCGATTTCATCAGAAGCATAGGCAACAGCATCATCATCGCCGTCTCGTACACGGCACTGTCGCTCGTCCTGTGCTCGATGGCCGGCTTCGCCTTCGCGAAGTACGAGTTCCGGTTCAAGGAGCCGCTGTTCTACTTCATCCTGGCGACGCTCGTCCTCCCCATCCAACTGTTGATCATCCCGCTGTTCCTGTTGATGGTCCAACTCGGGTGGACGAACTCGTATCTGGCAGTGATCCTGCCGTGGGCGGCGAACCCGCTCGGGATCTTCCTGATGCGCCAGAACATGCAGGCGATCCCCGATTCGCTCCTCGAATCGGCGCGGATGGACGGCGCGACCGAGTTCCAACTGTACTACAAGATCGCGTTACCGACGATGCTTCCATCGCTGGCGGCGCTCTCGATCATCCTGTTCCTCAACCAGTGGCAGGCGTTCCTCTACCCGCTGGTCGTGCTGCAGGATCCGAAGATGTACACGATCCCCCTCGCGCTCGCCGAGCTCGTCGGGCAACAGCGCGTGTACTTCGATCAGATCATGGTCGCGACGTCGCTCGCGGTGATCCCGATCTTCGTCGTGTTCCTGACCCTCCAGCAGTACTTCATCAAGGGGATCCTTTCGGGGTCGGTCAAACAGTGA
- a CDS encoding ABC transporter ATP-binding protein: protein MATIDIKNLRKVFGDAGEQIVAVDDFDLTIEDGEFLVFVGPSGCGKTTTLRCVAGLEDVTEGSIEFDGTDVTDQRARERDVAMVFQNYALYPHMTVRKNIGFPLRLSTKQSTAEIDAKVDEVTEMLGIQQLLDQKPKELSGGQQQRVALGRAIIRDPELFLMDEPLSNLDAKLRSTMRTELQELQQDLGVTTAYVTHDQTEAMAMGDRIAILNEGKLQQVGTAEEVYRSPTNEFVAGFIGSPSINLFTADVDGDTLTGPGGFTFTLEDTALLSDKDRVRVGVRPEDLRLSSGGSMPSVVTVVEQMGNENFLYAEMGGVDLTARIESGIKPEEGTRVAFAFDEEDLYLFDSQTGEAIKTKTSETDVDYDQYVHTEGA from the coding sequence ATGGCAACAATCGACATCAAGAATCTTCGCAAGGTGTTCGGAGATGCGGGTGAACAGATCGTCGCGGTCGACGACTTCGACCTGACCATCGAGGACGGAGAGTTCCTGGTCTTCGTCGGTCCGTCCGGCTGTGGGAAGACGACGACACTGCGTTGCGTCGCCGGCCTTGAGGACGTGACCGAGGGGAGTATCGAGTTCGACGGAACGGACGTTACGGACCAGCGTGCTCGAGAACGCGATGTCGCGATGGTGTTCCAGAACTACGCGCTGTACCCACACATGACTGTGAGAAAGAACATCGGGTTCCCCCTTCGGCTCTCGACGAAGCAGTCCACCGCGGAGATCGACGCTAAGGTCGACGAGGTCACGGAGATGCTCGGCATCCAGCAGCTCCTCGACCAAAAGCCGAAGGAACTCTCCGGTGGCCAGCAACAGCGCGTTGCCCTCGGCCGCGCGATCATCCGCGATCCCGAGCTCTTTCTGATGGACGAACCGCTGTCGAACCTCGACGCGAAACTCCGGTCGACGATGCGGACCGAACTGCAGGAACTCCAGCAGGATCTCGGTGTCACGACGGCGTACGTGACCCACGACCAGACGGAGGCGATGGCGATGGGTGACCGCATCGCCATCCTCAACGAGGGGAAACTCCAGCAGGTCGGAACCGCCGAGGAGGTGTACCGGTCCCCGACCAACGAGTTCGTCGCCGGCTTCATCGGGAGCCCGAGCATCAACCTCTTCACCGCGGATGTCGACGGCGATACGCTCACCGGCCCGGGCGGGTTCACATTCACGCTGGAGGATACAGCACTGCTCTCCGACAAGGACCGAGTCCGCGTCGGCGTCCGACCCGAGGACCTGCGGCTCTCGTCCGGAGGGAGCATGCCGAGCGTCGTGACAGTCGTCGAGCAGATGGGGAACGAGAACTTCCTCTACGCGGAGATGGGGGGCGTCGATCTGACTGCTCGGATCGAGAGCGGAATCAAGCCCGAGGAGGGCACTCGGGTTGCGTTCGCGTTCGACGAAGAGGATCTTTACCTCTTTGACAGTCAGACGGGCGAGGCCATCAAGACGAAGACGAGCGAAACCGACGTGGACTACGACCAGTACGTCCACACGGAGGGCGCCTGA
- a CDS encoding beta-galactosidase: protein MNVGVCYFPEHWPAERMKADIERMAETGLEYVRMGEFAWSRLEPEPGTFDFEWLERAVSLIGDHGMQAVLCTPTASPPKWLVDEHPGILQEEADGTTRHYGGRRHYCFNSETYRCESERITEKLAERFSDTRAVAGWQTDNEYGCHGTLRCYCDDCAAAFRDWLRARYGDVEALNRKWGNAFWSQDLNSFAQVDPPQHTAAGHHPARLLDYYRFSSDAAVEYNRMQVEVLRAANDDWFVTHNFMSQFGALDAYDVAEDLDFASWDSYPTGHVQTQRESVSSEQLRVGDPDQVGLDHDLYRSVTDSPFWVMEQQPGDINWPPYSPQPAEGAMRLWAHTAVAHGADVVSYFRWRQCRMGQEQYHSGLLAQDGSPDAGYTDAVEAASDFEDLIETIRPEEGANPSMATPDANVALLHDYENLWALEIEPNTPDFDYWRHLETYYSAIRERSVGVDVVHPSSDLSAYDVVIAPSLYLVDDGLADGLEAYVEAGGELLVTMRSGVKDVHNKLHDSRQPGPLRELVGAEVDQHESIPEFIESSLSYGGQQFGCRVWNEWVSPIGAETDVVGRYEGELADGTPAIVQTPVGEGSVTYVGTWPDDELAGALVGDLLERANVPTTERLPNQVRIVRRDGLTWIVNFSSEPLSVDAPAEATWIVGDSIVDDYDIAVTDASPSTLSVTDS from the coding sequence ATGAACGTCGGGGTCTGTTACTTTCCGGAACACTGGCCAGCCGAGCGGATGAAAGCCGACATCGAACGGATGGCCGAGACGGGACTGGAGTACGTTCGGATGGGGGAGTTTGCCTGGTCGCGCCTCGAGCCAGAACCCGGCACGTTCGACTTCGAGTGGCTCGAACGAGCGGTCTCGCTGATCGGGGACCATGGGATGCAAGCGGTCCTCTGTACGCCGACCGCGAGCCCGCCGAAGTGGCTCGTCGACGAGCATCCCGGAATCTTGCAGGAGGAGGCTGACGGCACGACCCGTCACTACGGGGGGCGTCGCCACTACTGTTTCAACTCCGAAACATACCGGTGCGAGAGCGAGAGGATCACGGAGAAGTTGGCCGAACGGTTCTCGGATACCCGGGCCGTTGCCGGCTGGCAGACGGACAACGAGTACGGGTGCCACGGCACCCTCCGGTGTTACTGCGATGATTGCGCGGCCGCCTTCAGGGATTGGCTGCGTGCCAGGTACGGTGACGTCGAGGCGCTCAACCGAAAGTGGGGGAACGCCTTCTGGAGTCAGGATCTCAACTCGTTTGCCCAGGTGGATCCCCCGCAACACACGGCTGCTGGTCACCACCCCGCTCGACTCCTCGATTACTACCGGTTCTCCAGTGACGCAGCCGTCGAGTACAACCGGATGCAGGTGGAGGTGCTCCGGGCAGCCAACGACGACTGGTTCGTCACGCATAACTTCATGTCGCAGTTCGGCGCCCTCGACGCCTACGACGTGGCCGAAGATCTCGACTTCGCGTCGTGGGACTCGTATCCCACGGGCCACGTGCAGACGCAACGCGAGTCGGTCTCGAGCGAGCAACTGCGCGTCGGCGACCCCGACCAGGTCGGACTCGATCACGACCTCTATCGGAGTGTCACCGATTCGCCGTTCTGGGTGATGGAACAACAACCGGGCGATATCAACTGGCCCCCGTATTCGCCGCAACCCGCCGAGGGTGCCATGCGCCTCTGGGCACACACTGCGGTCGCTCACGGGGCCGACGTGGTCTCCTACTTCCGGTGGCGTCAGTGTCGGATGGGTCAAGAACAGTACCACAGCGGGTTGCTCGCCCAGGACGGCTCACCGGATGCCGGATACACCGACGCGGTCGAGGCAGCGTCGGACTTCGAGGACCTCATCGAAACGATCCGACCCGAGGAGGGCGCCAACCCGTCGATGGCAACACCCGACGCGAACGTCGCACTCCTCCACGACTACGAGAACCTCTGGGCGCTCGAGATCGAACCGAACACGCCCGACTTCGACTACTGGCGACACCTCGAGACGTACTACTCCGCCATCCGAGAGCGGTCCGTCGGCGTCGACGTCGTCCACCCCTCCTCGGACCTCTCGGCGTACGATGTGGTGATCGCACCGTCGCTGTATCTCGTCGACGATGGACTCGCCGACGGACTGGAAGCGTACGTCGAGGCCGGGGGTGAACTCCTCGTAACGATGCGGTCCGGCGTGAAGGACGTCCACAATAAGCTCCACGACTCACGGCAACCCGGTCCCCTGCGCGAACTCGTCGGTGCGGAGGTCGACCAGCACGAGAGCATCCCCGAGTTCATCGAGAGTAGCCTCTCGTACGGCGGCCAGCAGTTCGGCTGTCGCGTCTGGAACGAATGGGTATCGCCGATCGGTGCCGAGACGGACGTCGTGGGTCGGTACGAGGGAGAACTCGCCGACGGTACCCCGGCTATCGTCCAAACTCCCGTCGGCGAGGGATCCGTCACCTACGTCGGTACCTGGCCAGACGATGAACTCGCCGGCGCGCTCGTAGGTGACCTCCTCGAACGAGCGAACGTCCCCACGACCGAGCGACTGCCCAACCAGGTCCGAATCGTGCGGCGGGACGGATTGACGTGGATCGTCAACTTCAGCAGCGAGCCGCTCTCCGTGGACGCACCGGCCGAGGCTACGTGGATCGTCGGCGACTCGATCGTCGACGACTACGACATCGCCGTCACGGATGCGAGCCCCTCCACGCTCTCAGTAACCGATTCCTGA
- a CDS encoding ATP-binding protein, whose protein sequence is MQSPADPNTDTPPTRQYIELTPTDTPLDPTTVESQFRRLHTLSTSEPNESWYGQLFNQHTPPTIEWLLVTDGDPDTPLHYYVGVDDDTAIDALEQCCRALVPNEYELQRTEWHPSDILPTPDLDQEQPADTPPLECHAVEFIGRTDRRDDWQTALTPFETFTVSEDTRLPLAAIVESLATATTPIVYQALLQPYPDWTGQAEDRRYKLKEGLDTPGARFVDILLPNTDYDYENDPAARSRLDELDDKDARRSFVVNARVVAATHPDEPSPAALAGLTSAFETASHTCYSIDAHTHTDNDARTVLEDLISRTVHPPQYDTLIAKLPWTANTSRAIIADATEAPVFCLLDGSALTASGTRALAPTPGERTALPRPPHDLLANYRSKGLPLGRPLAQDGTPDNVPLTLPPQLQPLHVGWFGKTGSGKSTSLINAILANHRATDGADILIDPKGDGMATDYLRAHYAEYGTLENVLYFDCANTLPAFGFFDIRDELDAGIPRTTAIEDATDHYIEILTQIMGRERFEQAVRSPDVIRYMVKALFDPVNGQDAFSHRELHGAVRRMHERQSVPPVSDADLERMLGGVVANRAQTFDEIMQGVANRMEKIPVDQRLARIFNHVPEADDPHFDLADHLNRNQVIIIDTGELRSDAQRVFTLVVLSNLWTALRRRTRRGDDDALVNVYVEEAASVAVSDLLKELLAQSRGFNCAMTLAMQFPAQLREADPAAYDEVLNNISTFVTGNVPIDRQLAQRLATDVMDPQAVGNRLRALRRGQWLVTLPATFGEDEPRPFTVESLPPPPGDVEGPQPLSPAEAEGFADAIERVRERTLTESGLTLGEPNPAEQDTDADVEADEPRLRTDSALPHTNRLPPTVEYEGETHALRCTECDNRYDPSIEGMKRAISCCSSLDDVDRDDVPICELNLKLAPDERAATEWSDRQLMFLQAVYNGQQLRYNSLEYDLLHDSMIRLQEYVGIDSDAVQDLLEADLLRHDTDHPHRLYTVTPDGRTVIGESYRQGVDYGHGAGDLEESSQHVFAVEIGRQYLEGAFVDDPDSPIVEVVPYYDLDENRRLDIAGVDREGTIVAAVEAERVNHDINRAVPEDFDKIADCDVDEAIWVVMTQSEGHDVLQALNDPPEGDPRVEKTYAKSTPPQQFRIDTPGLTAIYPAEWLRDRLDDGTVP, encoded by the coding sequence ATGCAATCGCCTGCCGACCCTAACACAGACACCCCGCCCACCCGCCAGTACATCGAACTCACGCCCACCGACACACCGCTCGATCCGACGACCGTCGAATCACAGTTCAGACGTCTCCACACCCTCTCCACGAGCGAACCCAACGAGTCCTGGTACGGCCAGCTCTTCAACCAACACACACCCCCGACGATCGAGTGGCTCCTCGTCACCGACGGCGACCCTGACACCCCGCTGCACTACTACGTCGGCGTCGACGATGACACTGCCATCGACGCCCTCGAACAGTGCTGTCGCGCGCTCGTCCCGAACGAGTACGAACTCCAGCGTACCGAGTGGCACCCGAGCGACATCCTCCCAACGCCAGACCTTGACCAAGAACAGCCTGCCGACACCCCACCACTCGAATGCCACGCTGTCGAGTTCATCGGCCGGACAGACCGCCGCGACGACTGGCAAACCGCACTCACCCCGTTCGAGACGTTCACTGTCTCGGAGGACACTCGCCTCCCCCTCGCAGCCATCGTCGAGTCGCTCGCGACCGCCACGACGCCAATCGTGTATCAGGCGCTCCTACAGCCATATCCGGACTGGACCGGCCAGGCCGAGGATCGTCGCTACAAACTCAAAGAGGGACTCGACACGCCCGGCGCGCGCTTCGTCGACATCCTTCTCCCGAACACCGACTACGACTATGAGAACGATCCTGCAGCACGCAGCCGGCTCGACGAACTCGATGACAAAGACGCCCGCCGCTCGTTCGTCGTGAACGCCCGCGTCGTCGCTGCCACACACCCCGACGAACCATCACCAGCAGCCCTTGCAGGGCTCACCTCGGCGTTCGAGACGGCAAGTCACACCTGCTACAGTATCGATGCCCACACCCATACGGACAATGACGCCCGGACGGTCCTCGAGGATCTCATCAGCCGAACGGTTCACCCACCTCAGTACGACACCCTCATCGCGAAACTCCCCTGGACGGCCAACACCAGCAGAGCAATCATCGCCGACGCCACAGAAGCGCCGGTGTTCTGCCTGCTCGACGGTAGCGCCCTCACGGCCAGCGGGACGAGAGCCCTCGCACCAACACCAGGGGAACGGACCGCCCTCCCGCGACCACCACACGACCTCCTCGCCAACTATCGATCCAAGGGCCTCCCGCTCGGTCGCCCACTCGCGCAGGACGGCACGCCCGACAATGTGCCGCTCACACTTCCACCACAGCTCCAACCGCTCCACGTCGGCTGGTTCGGCAAAACCGGCTCCGGCAAGTCCACCAGCCTCATCAACGCCATCCTCGCCAACCACCGAGCAACAGATGGCGCAGATATCCTCATCGACCCGAAGGGCGACGGCATGGCGACCGACTACCTCCGCGCTCACTACGCCGAGTACGGCACCCTCGAGAACGTGCTGTACTTCGACTGTGCCAATACGCTTCCCGCGTTCGGCTTCTTCGACATCCGCGACGAACTCGATGCCGGCATCCCCCGGACAACAGCGATCGAGGACGCGACCGACCATTACATCGAGATCCTCACCCAGATCATGGGTCGAGAGCGCTTCGAGCAGGCGGTCCGCTCCCCGGACGTCATCCGGTACATGGTCAAAGCCCTGTTTGACCCAGTGAACGGCCAGGATGCCTTCTCCCACCGCGAACTCCACGGCGCCGTCCGCCGCATGCACGAACGCCAGTCCGTTCCCCCCGTCTCGGATGCCGACCTCGAACGTATGCTCGGCGGCGTCGTCGCGAATCGCGCCCAGACGTTCGACGAGATCATGCAGGGTGTCGCCAACCGGATGGAGAAGATCCCCGTCGACCAGCGCCTCGCCCGTATCTTCAATCACGTGCCCGAAGCCGACGACCCGCACTTCGACCTCGCAGACCACCTCAACCGGAATCAAGTCATCATCATCGACACAGGCGAACTCCGCAGCGACGCCCAGCGCGTCTTCACGCTCGTCGTCCTCTCGAACCTCTGGACGGCACTCCGCCGGCGCACCCGACGAGGGGATGACGATGCCCTGGTGAACGTCTACGTCGAGGAAGCCGCGAGTGTCGCGGTGTCGGACCTTCTGAAGGAGCTACTGGCCCAGTCACGCGGGTTCAACTGCGCGATGACGCTCGCCATGCAGTTTCCCGCCCAGCTCCGTGAGGCGGATCCTGCGGCCTACGACGAAGTGCTGAATAACATCTCCACGTTCGTGACGGGCAACGTCCCCATCGACCGTCAACTCGCCCAGCGCCTCGCCACTGATGTAATGGATCCACAGGCGGTGGGCAACCGCCTCCGCGCACTCCGCCGCGGCCAGTGGCTCGTCACCCTGCCTGCCACGTTCGGGGAGGACGAGCCCCGTCCGTTCACTGTTGAGTCGCTTCCGCCACCACCGGGCGATGTCGAGGGGCCCCAACCACTCAGTCCAGCGGAAGCGGAGGGGTTTGCGGACGCGATCGAGCGCGTTCGCGAACGGACGCTGACGGAGTCGGGGCTGACGCTCGGCGAACCCAATCCGGCCGAACAGGACACCGACGCGGACGTCGAAGCAGACGAACCCCGACTTCGCACCGACTCGGCACTCCCGCATACGAATCGCCTTCCGCCGACGGTGGAATACGAGGGGGAGACACACGCGCTCCGCTGTACCGAGTGTGACAACCGCTACGACCCCTCGATCGAAGGGATGAAACGCGCGATCTCGTGCTGTTCGTCACTGGACGATGTCGACCGGGACGACGTTCCGATCTGTGAGCTCAATCTCAAACTCGCACCGGACGAGCGGGCCGCCACGGAGTGGTCTGATCGCCAGCTCATGTTCCTCCAGGCGGTGTACAACGGCCAGCAACTGCGGTACAACTCGCTTGAATATGATCTCCTCCACGACTCGATGATCCGCCTCCAGGAGTACGTGGGCATCGACTCGGATGCCGTTCAGGACCTGCTCGAGGCGGACCTCCTCCGCCACGACACTGACCACCCGCATCGGCTCTACACGGTGACGCCTGACGGCCGCACAGTGATCGGCGAGAGCTATCGCCAGGGTGTAGATTACGGCCATGGCGCGGGCGACCTCGAGGAGTCGAGCCAGCACGTCTTCGCCGTCGAGATCGGACGCCAGTATCTCGAAGGAGCGTTCGTCGACGATCCTGATTCTCCCATTGTGGAGGTCGTCCCATACTACGACCTCGACGAGAACCGCCGACTCGATATCGCGGGCGTCGATCGGGAGGGGACCATCGTCGCCGCCGTCGAAGCCGAACGCGTCAATCACGATATCAACCGTGCAGTCCCAGAGGACTTCGACAAGATTGCAGACTGTGATGTCGATGAGGCAATCTGGGTGGTCATGACTCAGTCCGAGGGGCACGATGTCCTCCAAGCGTTGAACGACCCGCCCGAGGGCGACCCCCGAGTCGAGAAAACGTATGCCAAGTCGACGCCACCCCAGCAGTTCCGGATCGACACGCCAGGACTGACGGCGATCTATCCAGCCGAGTGGTTGCGCGACCGACTCGATGACGGAACTGTGCCATAA
- a CDS encoding MarR family transcriptional regulator produces MPIDIEQFESSSEDRLQGGGETNAERVMRFLAAHPDKAFTQSEIRDATGVKTGSISVVLSRLEDRELVRHKGTYWALGDDEDVAAYTSLLESTRAANDRFGEEDMDEWLEHAVDEEESE; encoded by the coding sequence ATGCCGATCGATATCGAGCAGTTCGAATCGAGTTCGGAGGACCGGCTCCAGGGGGGAGGTGAGACAAACGCGGAGCGCGTCATGCGCTTCCTGGCTGCCCATCCGGACAAGGCGTTCACACAGAGCGAGATCCGGGACGCGACGGGCGTGAAAACTGGAAGCATCAGTGTCGTCCTCTCCCGCCTCGAGGACCGTGAGCTAGTCAGACATAAGGGCACGTACTGGGCACTCGGCGACGACGAAGACGTAGCAGCCTACACCAGTCTGCTGGAGAGCACTCGGGCGGCGAACGACCGCTTCGGTGAGGAAGACATGGACGAATGGCTGGAGCACGCTGTCGACGAGGAGGAGAGTGAATGA
- a CDS encoding type II toxin-antitoxin system VapC family toxin, which yields MSVFIDTGVFYAHHDKDASRHDEAHAFFEAMLDGEFGQPFTNDYVFDEVVTLTQRRTRDFDAARTIADRIRGVDPFPDVVSLEFIDQPVFESALEVFETYADHSLSFTDAVSVSHCEQASIDQIASFDDDFDGVFERLDPTAVSG from the coding sequence ATGAGCGTCTTCATCGACACGGGGGTGTTCTACGCGCATCACGACAAGGATGCCTCACGTCACGACGAGGCCCATGCCTTCTTCGAGGCGATGCTGGATGGGGAGTTCGGCCAGCCTTTCACGAACGATTACGTCTTCGACGAGGTCGTAACGCTTACTCAGCGGCGGACTAGGGACTTCGACGCAGCCCGCACGATCGCAGATCGCATCCGCGGGGTGGATCCCTTTCCCGACGTCGTCAGTCTGGAGTTCATCGACCAGCCGGTCTTCGAGTCCGCACTCGAGGTTTTCGAGACCTATGCGGATCACTCGTTGAGTTTCACCGATGCGGTTTCGGTATCACACTGTGAGCAGGCGTCCATCGACCAAATCGCGAGCTTCGACGATGATTTCGATGGCGTGTTTGAGCGCCTCGATCCGACTGCTGTCTCTGGATAG